Proteins encoded by one window of Dermochelys coriacea isolate rDerCor1 chromosome 13, rDerCor1.pri.v4, whole genome shotgun sequence:
- the TSHZ2 gene encoding teashirt homolog 2 isoform X1 → MPRRKQQAPKRAAGYVQEEDIKEEEEDDDDSNSTAQLQGSNDIGTDEEHEVGPEQKGSFSYQNSPVSHISNQDAENESLLSDASDQVADTKSICSREVQNLKTNTHPKSQNEAHDCMDKMTAVYANILSDSYWTGLGLGLKLSNSARRGCDNRNGGNKSDFDWHQDALSKSLQQSLPSRPVSKPNLFSSVQLYRQSSKMCGTVFTGASRFRCRQCSAAYDTLVELTVHMNETGHYQDDNRKKDKHRPTSYSKPRKRAFQDMDKEDAQKVLKCMFCGDSFDSLQDLSVHMIKTKHYQKVPLKEPVPTISSKMVTPAKKRVFDVNRPCSPDSTTGSFADTFSPQKNASLQLSSNNRYGYQNGASYTWQFEACKSQILKCMECGSSHDTLQQLTTHMMVTGHFLKVTSSASKKGKQLVLDPLAVEKMQSLSEAPANDTQVSKQSSNASSDGITASELKKESKKDKPDDTNKDEKVVKTEEYEDMLQKPLDPTIKYQYLREEDLEDGSKGGGDILKSLENTVTTAINKAQNGAPSWSAYPSIHAAYQLSEGAKPSLPVGSQVLQIRPTITNKLRPIAPKWKVIPLVPSSANVAQCTRVKKEIDDKEVIQKDYTKEGIRAEAAPLCQNEGESLPKSEAPVEPKKTEACPLKEEDKPKEDGEKEKTKPKESIAASLSNGCVATNHSSDLPCVNPLSALQSVLNNHLGKATEPLRPQSNTSPSSSTISMFHKPNLNMLEKPVLSPAPTPPKPASISRRYLFENNDQPIDLTKSKSKKAESAQAQSCTSPPQKHALSDIADMVKVLPKATTPKPAVSSRIPSMKLEMDVRRFEDVSTEVSTLHKRKGRQSNWNPQHLLILQAQFASSLFQTSEGKYLLSDLGPQERMQISKFTGLSMTTISHWLANVKYQLRKTGGTKFLKNMDKGHPIFYCSDCASQFRTPSTYISHLESHLGFQMKDMNRLAVEQQTKVEQEISRVSVQRSPETIAGEEDTDSKFKCKLCCRTFASKHAVKLHLSKTHSKSPEHHSQFVAEVDEE, encoded by the coding sequence GTTACGTCCAAGAGGAAGAtataaaggaggaggaagaggatgatgatgaCAGTAATTCAACAGCTCAACTTCAGGGCAGCAATGATATTGGCACGGATGAAGAACATGAAGTGGGTCCTGAGCAGAAAGGAAGCTTTAGTTACCAGAATTCTCCAGTAAGTCATATATCTAATCAGGATGCGGAAAATGAGTCCCTGTTAAGTGACGCTAGTGACCAGGTGGCAGATACTAAAAGCATTTGCTCTAGAGAGGTGCAGAATCTGAAAACCAATACCCACCCCAAATCTCAGAATGAAGCACATGATTGCATGGATAAAATGACAGCCGTCTATGCTAACATACTGTCAGACTCTTATTGGACAGGCTTAGGACTGGGTCTCAAGTTGTCTAACTCTGCGAGAAGGGGCTGTGACAATAGAAATGGAGGTAACAAAAGTGACTTTGATTGGCACCAAGATGCATTGTCAAAAAGCTTACAACAGAGTTTACCTTCCAGACCGGTCTCCAAACCAAATCTTTTCAGTTCAGTGCAGCTCTACAGACAAAGCAGCAAAATGTGCGGAACTGTATTCACGGGTGCTAGCAGGTTTAGGTGCAGGCAATGTAGTGCTGCCTATGACACCTTGGTAGAGCTAACAGTCCATATGAATGAAACTGGTCATTACCAAGATGACAACCGTAAAAAAGACAAGCACAGACCTACTAGCTACTCAAAGCCCCGGAAAAGGGCCTTTCAGGACATGGACAAGGAAGATGCACAAAAAGTTCTAAAGTGCATGTTCTGTGGTGACTCTTTTGATTCCCTTCAAGATCTGAGCGTTCATATGATAAAAACTAAACATTACCAAAAAGTGCCTTTGAAGGAGCCGGTACCTACCATTTCTTCAAAAATGGTCACTCCCGCAAAGAAACGTGTGTTTGATGTTAACAGACCTTGTTCCCCAGATTCCACAACAGGCTCTTTTGCAGATACTTTTTCTCCTCAGAAGAATGCAAGCCTGCAGTTGTCATCTAACAACCGCTATGGCTACCAAAATGGAGCCAGTTACACATGGCAGTTTGAGGCCTGTAAATCTCAGATTTTGAAGTGTATGGAATGCGGAAGTTCACATGACACCTTACAGCAACTCACCACTCATATGATGGTCACGGGTCATTTCTTGAAAGTCACAAGTTCAGcttcaaagaaaggaaaacaactaGTACTAGATCCCTTGGCTGTGGAGAAAATGCAATCACTGTCTGAGGCACCAGCCAATGACACCCAGGTTTCAAAACAATCCAGCAATGCATCTTCGGATGGCATAACTGCATCAGAGCTAAAGAAAGAGAGTAAAAAAGATAAACCTGATGATACAAACAAAGATGAGAAAGTGGTAAAAACTGAAGAGTATGAAGATATGCTTCAGAAACCATTGGATCCTACAATTAAATACCAGTATCTTAGAGAGGAAGATTTAGAAGATGGTTCAAAAGGTGGTGGGGATATTTTAAAGTCTTTGGAAAACACTGTCACCACAGCCATCAATAAAGCTCAAAATGGAGCTCCTAGCTGGAGTGCATATCCTAGTATCCATGCAGCCTATCAGCTCTCAGAAGGAGCAAAGCCTTCCTTACCAGTGGGCTCCCAAGTACTGCAAATCAGGCCCACAATTACCAATAAGTTGAGACCCATTGCTCCAAAGTGGAAAGTTATACCTCTGGTTCCCAGCTCAGCAAATGTGGCCCAGTGTACTCGAGTGAAGAAGGAAATTGATGACAAAGAAGTCATACAAAAAGACTACACTAAAGAGGGCATCCGAGCTGAAGCTGCTCCACTCTGTCAGAATGAAGGGGAATCTCTCCCCAAATCTGAGGCCCCTGTAGAGCCAAAAAAGACAGAGGCATGTCCCTTGAAGGAGGAGGATAAACCAAAAGAAGATggtgagaaagaaaaaacaaaacccaaggaGTCAATAGCAGCTTCCCTCAGCAATGGTTGTGTTGCCACAAATCATTCTTCTGACTTGCCTTGTGTGAATCCACTTAGTGCCCTGCAATCTGTATTGAATAATCACTTGGGCAAAGCCACTGAGCCTTTACGGCCCCAGTCCAATACCAGCCCCAGCTCGAGCACAATTTCTATGTTCCACAAACCTAACTTAAATATGCTGGAGAAACCAGTTTTATCTCCTGCTCCAACCCCACCAAAGCCTGCCAGCATCTCCAGGCGTTATTTGTTTGAAAACAATGATCAACCTATAGATCTGACAAAATCCAAAAGCAAGAAAGCCGAGTCAGCTCAAGCACAGTCTTGTACTTCCCCACCTCAGAAACATGCTCTGTCTGACATTGCTGACATGGTCAAAGTTCTTCCCAAAGCTACTACACCAAAACCTGCTGTATCTTCTAGGATCCCATCGATGAAATTGGAAATGGATGTCCGACGTTTTGAGGATGTCTCAACAGAAGTCTCCACTCTGCATAAAAGGAAGGGCAGGCAATCAAACTGGAACCCTCAGCATCTCCTGATTTTGCAAGCTCAGTTTGCTTCCAGTCTTTTCCAAACATCAGAAGGTAAATATTTATTATCAGACCTAGGCCCTCAAGAACGCATGCAGATTTCTAAATTTACTGGACTGTCAATGACCACCATCAGCCATTGGTTAGCAAATGTCAAATACCAACTTAGGAAAACTGGAGGAACAAAGTTTTTGAAAAACATGGACAAAGGACACCCAATCTTTTATTGCAGTGACTGTGCATCTCAGTTTAGAACCCCATCTACTTATATTAGCCACTTAGAATCCCATCTAGGTTTCCAAATGAAAGACATGAACAGACTGGCTGTGGAACAGCAAACCAAGGTAGAACAAGAAATCTCCAGAGTTTCAGTTCAAAGATCACCTGAAACAATAGCTGGGGAAGAGGATACAGACTCTAAGTTCAAATGTAAGTTGTGCTGTCGGACATTTGCAAGCAAACATGCAGTAAAACTTCACCTAAGCAAAACACACAGCAAGTCACCAGAACACCATTCACAGTTTGTAGCAGAAGTGGATGAAGAATAA
- the TSHZ2 gene encoding teashirt homolog 2 isoform X2, whose product MNCYVQEEDIKEEEEDDDDSNSTAQLQGSNDIGTDEEHEVGPEQKGSFSYQNSPVSHISNQDAENESLLSDASDQVADTKSICSREVQNLKTNTHPKSQNEAHDCMDKMTAVYANILSDSYWTGLGLGLKLSNSARRGCDNRNGGNKSDFDWHQDALSKSLQQSLPSRPVSKPNLFSSVQLYRQSSKMCGTVFTGASRFRCRQCSAAYDTLVELTVHMNETGHYQDDNRKKDKHRPTSYSKPRKRAFQDMDKEDAQKVLKCMFCGDSFDSLQDLSVHMIKTKHYQKVPLKEPVPTISSKMVTPAKKRVFDVNRPCSPDSTTGSFADTFSPQKNASLQLSSNNRYGYQNGASYTWQFEACKSQILKCMECGSSHDTLQQLTTHMMVTGHFLKVTSSASKKGKQLVLDPLAVEKMQSLSEAPANDTQVSKQSSNASSDGITASELKKESKKDKPDDTNKDEKVVKTEEYEDMLQKPLDPTIKYQYLREEDLEDGSKGGGDILKSLENTVTTAINKAQNGAPSWSAYPSIHAAYQLSEGAKPSLPVGSQVLQIRPTITNKLRPIAPKWKVIPLVPSSANVAQCTRVKKEIDDKEVIQKDYTKEGIRAEAAPLCQNEGESLPKSEAPVEPKKTEACPLKEEDKPKEDGEKEKTKPKESIAASLSNGCVATNHSSDLPCVNPLSALQSVLNNHLGKATEPLRPQSNTSPSSSTISMFHKPNLNMLEKPVLSPAPTPPKPASISRRYLFENNDQPIDLTKSKSKKAESAQAQSCTSPPQKHALSDIADMVKVLPKATTPKPAVSSRIPSMKLEMDVRRFEDVSTEVSTLHKRKGRQSNWNPQHLLILQAQFASSLFQTSEGKYLLSDLGPQERMQISKFTGLSMTTISHWLANVKYQLRKTGGTKFLKNMDKGHPIFYCSDCASQFRTPSTYISHLESHLGFQMKDMNRLAVEQQTKVEQEISRVSVQRSPETIAGEEDTDSKFKCKLCCRTFASKHAVKLHLSKTHSKSPEHHSQFVAEVDEE is encoded by the coding sequence GTTACGTCCAAGAGGAAGAtataaaggaggaggaagaggatgatgatgaCAGTAATTCAACAGCTCAACTTCAGGGCAGCAATGATATTGGCACGGATGAAGAACATGAAGTGGGTCCTGAGCAGAAAGGAAGCTTTAGTTACCAGAATTCTCCAGTAAGTCATATATCTAATCAGGATGCGGAAAATGAGTCCCTGTTAAGTGACGCTAGTGACCAGGTGGCAGATACTAAAAGCATTTGCTCTAGAGAGGTGCAGAATCTGAAAACCAATACCCACCCCAAATCTCAGAATGAAGCACATGATTGCATGGATAAAATGACAGCCGTCTATGCTAACATACTGTCAGACTCTTATTGGACAGGCTTAGGACTGGGTCTCAAGTTGTCTAACTCTGCGAGAAGGGGCTGTGACAATAGAAATGGAGGTAACAAAAGTGACTTTGATTGGCACCAAGATGCATTGTCAAAAAGCTTACAACAGAGTTTACCTTCCAGACCGGTCTCCAAACCAAATCTTTTCAGTTCAGTGCAGCTCTACAGACAAAGCAGCAAAATGTGCGGAACTGTATTCACGGGTGCTAGCAGGTTTAGGTGCAGGCAATGTAGTGCTGCCTATGACACCTTGGTAGAGCTAACAGTCCATATGAATGAAACTGGTCATTACCAAGATGACAACCGTAAAAAAGACAAGCACAGACCTACTAGCTACTCAAAGCCCCGGAAAAGGGCCTTTCAGGACATGGACAAGGAAGATGCACAAAAAGTTCTAAAGTGCATGTTCTGTGGTGACTCTTTTGATTCCCTTCAAGATCTGAGCGTTCATATGATAAAAACTAAACATTACCAAAAAGTGCCTTTGAAGGAGCCGGTACCTACCATTTCTTCAAAAATGGTCACTCCCGCAAAGAAACGTGTGTTTGATGTTAACAGACCTTGTTCCCCAGATTCCACAACAGGCTCTTTTGCAGATACTTTTTCTCCTCAGAAGAATGCAAGCCTGCAGTTGTCATCTAACAACCGCTATGGCTACCAAAATGGAGCCAGTTACACATGGCAGTTTGAGGCCTGTAAATCTCAGATTTTGAAGTGTATGGAATGCGGAAGTTCACATGACACCTTACAGCAACTCACCACTCATATGATGGTCACGGGTCATTTCTTGAAAGTCACAAGTTCAGcttcaaagaaaggaaaacaactaGTACTAGATCCCTTGGCTGTGGAGAAAATGCAATCACTGTCTGAGGCACCAGCCAATGACACCCAGGTTTCAAAACAATCCAGCAATGCATCTTCGGATGGCATAACTGCATCAGAGCTAAAGAAAGAGAGTAAAAAAGATAAACCTGATGATACAAACAAAGATGAGAAAGTGGTAAAAACTGAAGAGTATGAAGATATGCTTCAGAAACCATTGGATCCTACAATTAAATACCAGTATCTTAGAGAGGAAGATTTAGAAGATGGTTCAAAAGGTGGTGGGGATATTTTAAAGTCTTTGGAAAACACTGTCACCACAGCCATCAATAAAGCTCAAAATGGAGCTCCTAGCTGGAGTGCATATCCTAGTATCCATGCAGCCTATCAGCTCTCAGAAGGAGCAAAGCCTTCCTTACCAGTGGGCTCCCAAGTACTGCAAATCAGGCCCACAATTACCAATAAGTTGAGACCCATTGCTCCAAAGTGGAAAGTTATACCTCTGGTTCCCAGCTCAGCAAATGTGGCCCAGTGTACTCGAGTGAAGAAGGAAATTGATGACAAAGAAGTCATACAAAAAGACTACACTAAAGAGGGCATCCGAGCTGAAGCTGCTCCACTCTGTCAGAATGAAGGGGAATCTCTCCCCAAATCTGAGGCCCCTGTAGAGCCAAAAAAGACAGAGGCATGTCCCTTGAAGGAGGAGGATAAACCAAAAGAAGATggtgagaaagaaaaaacaaaacccaaggaGTCAATAGCAGCTTCCCTCAGCAATGGTTGTGTTGCCACAAATCATTCTTCTGACTTGCCTTGTGTGAATCCACTTAGTGCCCTGCAATCTGTATTGAATAATCACTTGGGCAAAGCCACTGAGCCTTTACGGCCCCAGTCCAATACCAGCCCCAGCTCGAGCACAATTTCTATGTTCCACAAACCTAACTTAAATATGCTGGAGAAACCAGTTTTATCTCCTGCTCCAACCCCACCAAAGCCTGCCAGCATCTCCAGGCGTTATTTGTTTGAAAACAATGATCAACCTATAGATCTGACAAAATCCAAAAGCAAGAAAGCCGAGTCAGCTCAAGCACAGTCTTGTACTTCCCCACCTCAGAAACATGCTCTGTCTGACATTGCTGACATGGTCAAAGTTCTTCCCAAAGCTACTACACCAAAACCTGCTGTATCTTCTAGGATCCCATCGATGAAATTGGAAATGGATGTCCGACGTTTTGAGGATGTCTCAACAGAAGTCTCCACTCTGCATAAAAGGAAGGGCAGGCAATCAAACTGGAACCCTCAGCATCTCCTGATTTTGCAAGCTCAGTTTGCTTCCAGTCTTTTCCAAACATCAGAAGGTAAATATTTATTATCAGACCTAGGCCCTCAAGAACGCATGCAGATTTCTAAATTTACTGGACTGTCAATGACCACCATCAGCCATTGGTTAGCAAATGTCAAATACCAACTTAGGAAAACTGGAGGAACAAAGTTTTTGAAAAACATGGACAAAGGACACCCAATCTTTTATTGCAGTGACTGTGCATCTCAGTTTAGAACCCCATCTACTTATATTAGCCACTTAGAATCCCATCTAGGTTTCCAAATGAAAGACATGAACAGACTGGCTGTGGAACAGCAAACCAAGGTAGAACAAGAAATCTCCAGAGTTTCAGTTCAAAGATCACCTGAAACAATAGCTGGGGAAGAGGATACAGACTCTAAGTTCAAATGTAAGTTGTGCTGTCGGACATTTGCAAGCAAACATGCAGTAAAACTTCACCTAAGCAAAACACACAGCAAGTCACCAGAACACCATTCACAGTTTGTAGCAGAAGTGGATGAAGAATAA